acgataattgttatatattaggtCTTCGAGTGTTTTTCCGccgaaataaaaacatttatcacaaatgtctttattaaatgttcacattttcatccaatctataatgttcgtgaacaaagtttttccaaaaaaaaaaaaaaaaaaaattttgcttacttccctcttgatcctaccattgTATATATATGGGAGATGATATTTCCACCACCAGTTTTACTACTTCCACCTAAATGTTCTATTATACCCTTAATGAAGTGTTACATGAATTTCTTGGTATACTCAAATAAGGGATAGTTTTGGAAATGAAGTATCAAATAATGGTGGAAAAATAAATTTCAATGGCGGAACTATCatctccttatatatatatatatatatatatatatatatatatatatatatatatatatatatatatatatatatatatatatatatatatatatatatgcaggatcaatgggaaagtaaccaatcggggggaagcgagggaagtaaattttttttttcctttttttttgaatttttttttccggcatcaagatcacacgaaaatatgaatatttagaagagacacttcgtgatgaatgttattatttaggcggaaaaacgatcgacaaaaataacattcaagataatattgttcgtgaaaaatatgaacgtttttttcttcatgttttgtgaaataaaatttagcccgatttagagtttagggtttagggtttggtgttttgggttttattccataaactcaaaacaccaaaccctaaaccctaaactctaaaccgtttgtgttaaaaattcaatctaaatcctaaatctaaaccctaaatctaaaccctaaaccctaatatctaaaccttaatatctaaaccccaatagctaaaacctcaaaatacgctcgaaaaacacgataattgttatatattacttcttcgagcgttttcctgtcaaaataaaaacatttatcacaaagtgtctactaaatgttcatattttcatctcatctataatgttcgtgaacaaagttttttcaaaaaacgaaaaaaaaaaaaaaatttattccccgcttcccccgaatggttacctcttgatcctaccaaaaaaaaaaaaaatatatatatatatatatatatatatatatatatatgacatgaaAACCAAGATTAACTAACAATTTAACGAATAAAAGGGAATTGCATACACCAAATCATCTCTCTTATTAACGGTCACACTTACAGATGATCACTTCATTATTACTTGATTTGGAAAGGAGTCGTTTACAATTTACAAACTACCCATTGATTAAATTCGACATTTTTATTCGAAAATTCTCTGCTGATCAACATATTATTAAGGAGCCCTCAAAGGCTTAGAAATATACATAGCATGAATTTTTGAATCCTTATTCTGTTGCCCATTACCATTTTCGAATCAATTCGTTTGGGTAAAGTTGAAGTTGCTGCAAGAAATGCCTCGAGCTAATAACGATGAACTGAACCCCAATTTTTGATTCTTTAAATCGAAGAACAAGAAATTATTCTCCATCTGAAACGTCCCGATCACAATTGGATCTTTAACTCCCGATCCACCGTCGACAAATGCAAGACACGCTGCACCGTTCCCAGCGTCCTTGATCAAGTTGTTTTTCGAAATCGTCCAAATTTTCCCACTTTCGGTTACAAGATCAACACTAGGAACGGACCCAATTGCACTAGCTTTTAAACAATAACTAAAAGGTTTAATTGCTTTAACTTTAGGAATGTTTTTAGTAGCTTCTGAAAAACTTGTGACAACAGCTTTATATATGTCACTTCTTAGTGTCGTGTACGGCATAACCGTACTAAGTTTCACTGAACTACCTTTTAGTAAAGGTAGTGAAACTGGCGTTTTCTCGATCGAAATcccttgtatttttataaaatatccaagGGATTTCGACGTTTTTCTGATCATAGGAGTGTACAAAAGTACACTCCTAATATCAAGATTTGGTGACGAAGTAAAATAAAATGGGCCCTCGCCTAAAAATGACACCCCAGGTGAAGATATGGATGTGGAGCTTGGTAGACAAAGACCTAATTTATCTACTTGATCAGGATTATGAGTTTGACGAATAAACGACAATTCAGACCATGAATAAGATGCAACACCTCTCACACCACTAGGAAATGAAGTTAAAATATTTTTAGGTGCACATGATAAAACGTATTCTACTCCGAAAATTGGGTTTGGACCGGGACTAAAACTACGCCCATTGGTTACGCGTATATTCACCAAATCGGTTGTTAATTGTGACAATTTGCACGTTTTTGAGATGGGATTAAACGGTTGGACCGCGCATATATTGCAACCATATTTGGCTACGAGATCGAGTGACGGACACGTAGGATCAGGATTGATGTAATTACGAGCTTCTTTGCACTCGGTTGTGTCGCATCTTTTAGGAAAACGACATCCTTCTTCTAATCCACAAGCGACCTCTGAATGACGTATGATGCAATCATACCAAGTGAAAGGAGCATCGAGGTCGATGAGATAATATGCTTTGGTATCGGAATCGGGTACCacaaatgataatgaaattttgtGAAGAGATGTTGTGGCATCCTTTACTACGGGTATAACCGAGGTGTTGTAACGAGCGGTTTGGGATAAGGCATTATGATACAAGGATAAGAAGGTAAATAAAATTATAGTAAATTGGTTCATCATTATGAAACCAGTAACGTTTTTATTTGTGAACAACAAGGTGTATAAAATTTTGATATATTATAGAGAAGAGTTTATGCGGTGGTTGTGGTATTCAATGATATGAAGAAAATGTTGTTATATATAGGACGAGTGTTTGACCATGTATAGTCATAAACGTAGATTGGATTTAAATAGTAAACAAAGATGGCTAATAAAGTTACCGACAAGAGTGTAAAGAAACGCCCACGAGGATCACTACGCAGCCGCCCACTTGTGAAGGAATCATTttactaaattgattactcgatagCTTTAACGGTACTTATTGAAAGTCACAAACTTGCGGTTCCCACCGGAACCAAAGTGGACCCTAAAATGATGAATTGTCCACTTGCAAGATAAATTTTGCTGAAAATACGGTGGTGATATCGGAACTCATCTATTTGATCATATCTTTCGTACGAACATTTTCAGTCCTACAGCTAAGAGGAAATCTCCACGATGAATCCATACGAAAATCGCGTGTAACAAAACCCTCTTGGGTAAAGCTCAAACGCAAGATGTCCGCAACTTCTGAGGCCCATGAAATGAGTAGGTGATTTTAAAGGAAATATTTGAACCTCATAGAAATCGAACCCCTaacctccttaatgtaaagtcaAATTATCACTAATACATCAACACCTTAATTTTGATGCGTTATGTTGTACTAGAATTTTTATT
This genomic window from Rutidosis leptorrhynchoides isolate AG116_Rl617_1_P2 chromosome 2, CSIRO_AGI_Rlap_v1, whole genome shotgun sequence contains:
- the LOC139891610 gene encoding chitinase CLP-like — translated: MMNQFTIILFTFLSLYHNALSQTARYNTSVIPVVKDATTSLHKISLSFVVPDSDTKAYYLIDLDAPFTWYDCIIRHSEVACGLEEGCRFPKRCDTTECKEARNYINPDPTCPSLDLVAKYGCNICAVQPFNPISKTCKLSQLTTDLVNIRVTNGRSFSPGPNPIFGVEYVLSCAPKNILTSFPSGVRGVASYSWSELSFIRQTHNPDQVDKLGLCLPSSTSISSPGVSFLGEGPFYFTSSPNLDIRSVLLYTPMIRKTSKSLGYFIKIQGISIEKTPVSLPLLKGSSVKLSTVMPYTTLRSDIYKAVVTSFSEATKNIPKVKAIKPFSYCLKASAIGSVPSVDLVTESGKIWTISKNNLIKDAGNGAACLAFVDGGSGVKDPIVIGTFQMENNFLFFDLKNQKLGFSSSLLARGISCSNFNFTQTN